In Desulfovibrio aminophilus, a genomic segment contains:
- the purM gene encoding phosphoribosylformylglycinamidine cyclo-ligase — MPKRTDAYKAAGVDVEAAGEFISRIKKMVSGTFTKGVVTDIGGFGGLFKLDLNNIQNPVLVSGTDGVGTKLKLAFQFDRHDTIGIDLVAMSVNDVLVQGAKPLFFLDYFATSKLDTERAVSVLSGVAEGCKQSGCALLGGETAEMPGFYAEGEYDLSGFCVGIVDDKRIVDGSTITIGDRILGLASSGLHSNGYSLARKLFDASGLKPADPFPGEENRTAAEVLLQPTRIYVQPVLNLLRDLTIKGMVHITGGGFYDNVPRVLPKGVAAHFTFGSWPVPPVFHWLMEQGKLDWPTMLQTFNCGVGYMLIVGKDMEEDVRNRLKGMDLEAHPIGEIVKAKSGQEQVLIDFPAGRC; from the coding sequence ATGCCCAAGCGCACGGACGCCTACAAGGCCGCCGGAGTGGACGTGGAAGCCGCCGGCGAATTCATTTCCCGCATCAAGAAGATGGTTTCCGGGACCTTCACCAAGGGTGTGGTCACGGACATCGGCGGCTTCGGCGGCCTGTTCAAGCTCGACCTGAACAACATCCAGAATCCCGTGCTCGTGTCCGGGACCGACGGCGTGGGCACCAAGCTCAAGCTGGCCTTCCAGTTCGACCGCCACGACACCATCGGCATCGACCTCGTGGCCATGAGCGTCAACGACGTTCTGGTGCAGGGCGCGAAGCCCCTGTTCTTCCTGGACTACTTCGCCACCAGCAAACTCGATACCGAGCGCGCCGTGAGCGTGCTCTCGGGCGTCGCGGAGGGCTGCAAGCAGTCCGGCTGCGCCCTGCTGGGCGGCGAGACGGCCGAGATGCCCGGCTTCTACGCCGAGGGCGAATACGACCTCTCGGGCTTCTGCGTGGGCATCGTGGACGACAAGCGCATCGTGGACGGCTCGACCATCACCATCGGCGACCGCATCCTGGGCCTGGCCTCCAGCGGCCTGCACTCCAACGGCTACTCCCTGGCGCGCAAGCTCTTCGACGCCTCCGGCCTGAAGCCCGCGGACCCCTTCCCCGGCGAGGAGAACCGCACCGCCGCCGAGGTCCTGCTCCAGCCCACCCGGATCTACGTCCAGCCGGTGCTCAACCTGCTGCGCGACCTGACCATCAAGGGCATGGTGCACATCACCGGCGGCGGGTTCTACGACAACGTGCCGCGCGTGCTGCCCAAGGGCGTGGCCGCGCACTTCACCTTCGGCTCCTGGCCCGTGCCCCCGGTCTTCCACTGGCTCATGGAGCAGGGCAAGCTGGACTGGCCGACCATGCTCCAGACCTTCAACTGCGGCGTGGGCTACATGCTCATCGTGGGCAAGGACATGGAGGAGGACGTGCGCAACCGGCTCAAGGGCATGGACCTGGAGGCGCACCCCATCGGCGAGATCGTCAAGGCCAAGTCCGGCCAGGAGCAGGTGCTCATCGACTTCCCCGCCGGGCGCTGCTGA
- a CDS encoding DUF3108 domain-containing protein produces the protein MRAPIRLLFLLCLTLLPLALPARAGQRPGFPFAPGERLTYAISWTVVPAGTAVLEVLPVERRPEGPVLRFRGQARSNSFVDAFYKVRTTIESETDYGLTRSLSFHSDQNEGRYHKDARVEFNWLLSRAVRTIRGEVRHELFIWPPQAFDPLSMLFYFRTRPLIQGMDFEGPVTDGKKFVRGRAEVGGIETVRTEAGEFRCFRVEPKVSEVGGVFQKSPGARLVIWISADERRLPVKVRSEVAVGHFTLELTRVEDLGPGWNE, from the coding sequence ATGCGAGCCCCGATCCGGCTACTTTTTCTTCTCTGTCTGACCCTTTTGCCCCTGGCTCTCCCGGCGCGCGCCGGGCAGCGGCCGGGCTTTCCCTTCGCCCCGGGCGAGCGCCTGACCTACGCCATCTCCTGGACCGTGGTCCCGGCGGGCACGGCCGTGCTGGAGGTCCTGCCCGTGGAGCGGCGGCCGGAGGGCCCGGTGCTGCGCTTTCGCGGCCAGGCCCGGAGCAACTCCTTCGTGGACGCCTTCTACAAGGTGCGCACGACCATCGAGTCCGAGACCGACTACGGCCTCACCCGGTCGCTGTCCTTCCATTCGGACCAGAACGAGGGGCGCTACCACAAGGACGCCCGGGTGGAGTTCAACTGGCTGCTCAGCCGGGCCGTGCGGACCATCCGGGGCGAGGTGCGCCACGAGCTGTTCATCTGGCCGCCCCAGGCCTTCGACCCCCTGTCCATGCTCTTCTATTTCCGCACCCGGCCCCTCATCCAGGGCATGGACTTCGAGGGCCCGGTGACGGACGGCAAGAAGTTCGTGCGCGGCCGGGCCGAGGTGGGAGGGATCGAGACCGTGCGCACCGAGGCCGGGGAGTTCCGCTGCTTCCGGGTGGAGCCGAAGGTCTCGGAGGTGGGCGGGGTCTTCCAGAAGAGCCCGGGGGCCCGGCTCGTGATCTGGATTTCGGCCGACGAGCGCCGCCTGCCGGTGAAGGTCCGCAGCGAGGTGGCCGTGGGCCACTTCACCCTGGAGCTGACCCGCGTTGAGGATCTGGGGCCGGGCTGGAATGAATGA
- the amrS gene encoding AmmeMemoRadiSam system radical SAM enzyme, which produces MREARLWEALGGDAVQCRLCNHFCRIGDGERGRCGVRENQAGLLLTLVYDRVAAANLDPVEKKPLYHFHPGTQTFSFGTPGCNFSCSFCQNASLSQPPRAGGRIAGHPATPESLLAAALECSAASISYTYSEPTVFFELAQDTARLAHGKGLKNILVSNGFMSRFCLDELAGLVDAANIDLKAFTEEFYRERCGGKLAPVLENLKRIRALGWWLEVTTLLIPGLNDSEGELRDIAGFIAGDLGPDTPWHVSRFHPQYKLQDLPPTPLASLERAAAAGSAAGLRYVYVGNVPGDEHGHTFCPSCGQVVIRRLGFAVTGLEVKDGRCARCGAAIAGVGLG; this is translated from the coding sequence ATGCGCGAGGCCAGGCTGTGGGAGGCGCTGGGCGGCGACGCGGTCCAGTGCCGCCTGTGCAACCATTTCTGCCGCATCGGCGACGGTGAGCGCGGACGGTGCGGAGTGCGCGAGAACCAGGCCGGGCTGCTCCTGACCCTGGTCTACGACCGGGTGGCGGCCGCCAATCTCGACCCGGTGGAGAAAAAGCCGCTCTACCACTTCCACCCCGGCACCCAGACCTTCTCCTTCGGCACGCCGGGCTGCAATTTCTCCTGCTCCTTCTGCCAGAACGCCTCGCTCTCCCAGCCGCCGCGCGCGGGCGGGCGCATCGCCGGGCATCCCGCCACCCCGGAGTCGCTCCTGGCGGCGGCCCTGGAATGCAGCGCGGCCAGCATCTCCTACACCTACTCCGAGCCCACGGTCTTCTTCGAGTTGGCCCAGGACACCGCGCGCCTGGCCCACGGCAAGGGCCTCAAGAACATCCTCGTGTCCAACGGCTTCATGTCCCGCTTCTGCCTGGACGAGCTGGCCGGGCTGGTGGACGCGGCCAACATCGATCTCAAGGCCTTCACCGAGGAGTTCTATCGCGAGCGCTGCGGCGGCAAGCTCGCGCCCGTGCTGGAGAACCTCAAGCGCATCCGGGCCCTGGGCTGGTGGCTGGAGGTCACGACCCTGCTCATTCCCGGGCTCAACGACTCGGAGGGGGAACTGCGGGACATCGCCGGGTTCATCGCCGGGGATCTGGGTCCGGACACGCCCTGGCACGTGTCCCGCTTCCACCCGCAGTACAAGCTCCAGGACCTGCCGCCCACGCCCCTGGCCAGCCTGGAGCGCGCCGCGGCCGCCGGAAGCGCGGCGGGCCTGCGCTACGTCTACGTGGGCAACGTGCCGGGCGACGAGCACGGACACACCTTCTGCCCGTCCTGCGGCCAGGTGGTGATCCGCCGCCTCGGCTTCGCGGTCACGGGGCTGGAGGTCAAGGACGGGCGCTGCGCCCGCTGCGGCGCGGCCATCGCCGGGGTGGGCCTGGGCTGA